One genomic region from Gopherus flavomarginatus isolate rGopFla2 chromosome 20, rGopFla2.mat.asm, whole genome shotgun sequence encodes:
- the LOC127037969 gene encoding free fatty acid receptor 2-like isoform X1, whose protein sequence is MATEAKTMSATICTPVVLTVYIFTFLIGLPSNLLAFYTFLVKVCQKTTPVDILLLNLTISDISLLIFLPFRMVEAISDRVWTLPAFLCPLTSFFFYSSIYISSLFLMAVSIERYLGVAFPIKYKLWRRPAYATAASVVFWVVGCTHCSIVYIVQYQDPSQNRTAPFNNASHCYEDFSPTQLQILLPVRLEIFLILFCLPFTVTIFCYVNFVRILVALPNIPARRKQRAVGLAVATLFNFIVCFAPYNLSHVVGFVQNKSPSWRVYALLLSTLNAALDPAIFYFSSTAVQRAFTKCLAGLWHKLSAFMARCHLPYLTCSGEGGREVEADSGDEAEGSMT, encoded by the exons ATGGCTACAG AAGCCAAGACGATGAGCGCGACCATTTGCACCCCGGTGGTTCTCACCGTCTACATCTTCACCTTCCTGATCGGCCTCCCGTCCAACCTCCTGGCCTTCTACACCTTCCTGGTGAAGGTCTGCCAGAAAACCACCCCCGTCGACATCCTTCTCCTCAACCTCACCATATCCGATATCTCCCTCCTCATCTTCCTGCCCTTCAGGATGGTGGAGGCCATCTCAGATAGGGTGTGGACCTTGCCCGCTTTCCTCTGCCCACTCACCAGCTTCTTCTTCTACAGTAGCATCTACATCAGCTCCCTCTTCCTCATGGCCGTCAGCATTGAGCGCTATTTGGGCGTGGCCTTTCCTATCAAGTACAAGCTCTGGCGCCGGCCAGCCTATGCCACAGCTGCTTCCGTGGTCTTCTGGGTGGTGGGCTGTACCCACTGCAGCATCGTCTACATTGTCCAATACCAAGACCCGAGCCAGAACAGGACAGCACCCTTCAACAATGCGTCCCACTGCTATGAAGATTTCTCCCCTACACAGCTCCAGATCCTGCTCCCTGTCCGGCTGGAGATCTTCCTGATCCTCTTCTGCCTCCCCTTCACCGTCACCATCTTCTGCTACGTCAACTTCGTCCGCATCCTGGTGGCCCTGCCCAACATCCCGGCCCGGAGGAAGCAGCGGGCCGTGGGCCTGGCTGTGGCCACCTTGTTCAACTTCATAGTCTGCTTCGCCCCCTACAACCTGTCCCACGTGGTGGGCTTTGTCCAGAACAAGAGCCCCTCCTGGAGGGTGTATGCTCTTCTCCTCAGCACCCTCAACGCGGCCTTGGACCCCGCCATCTTCTACTTCTCCTCCACTGCTGTCCAACGGGCCTTCACCAAGTGCCTGGCCGGCCTGTGGCACAAACTCAGCGCCTTCATGGCCCGGTGTCATCTCCCCTACTTGACTTGCagcggggaagggggcagagaggtggagGCAGACAGTGGGGACGAGGCTGAGGGGTCAATGACTTGA
- the LOC127037969 gene encoding free fatty acid receptor 2-like isoform X2 gives MSATICTPVVLTVYIFTFLIGLPSNLLAFYTFLVKVCQKTTPVDILLLNLTISDISLLIFLPFRMVEAISDRVWTLPAFLCPLTSFFFYSSIYISSLFLMAVSIERYLGVAFPIKYKLWRRPAYATAASVVFWVVGCTHCSIVYIVQYQDPSQNRTAPFNNASHCYEDFSPTQLQILLPVRLEIFLILFCLPFTVTIFCYVNFVRILVALPNIPARRKQRAVGLAVATLFNFIVCFAPYNLSHVVGFVQNKSPSWRVYALLLSTLNAALDPAIFYFSSTAVQRAFTKCLAGLWHKLSAFMARCHLPYLTCSGEGGREVEADSGDEAEGSMT, from the coding sequence ATGAGCGCGACCATTTGCACCCCGGTGGTTCTCACCGTCTACATCTTCACCTTCCTGATCGGCCTCCCGTCCAACCTCCTGGCCTTCTACACCTTCCTGGTGAAGGTCTGCCAGAAAACCACCCCCGTCGACATCCTTCTCCTCAACCTCACCATATCCGATATCTCCCTCCTCATCTTCCTGCCCTTCAGGATGGTGGAGGCCATCTCAGATAGGGTGTGGACCTTGCCCGCTTTCCTCTGCCCACTCACCAGCTTCTTCTTCTACAGTAGCATCTACATCAGCTCCCTCTTCCTCATGGCCGTCAGCATTGAGCGCTATTTGGGCGTGGCCTTTCCTATCAAGTACAAGCTCTGGCGCCGGCCAGCCTATGCCACAGCTGCTTCCGTGGTCTTCTGGGTGGTGGGCTGTACCCACTGCAGCATCGTCTACATTGTCCAATACCAAGACCCGAGCCAGAACAGGACAGCACCCTTCAACAATGCGTCCCACTGCTATGAAGATTTCTCCCCTACACAGCTCCAGATCCTGCTCCCTGTCCGGCTGGAGATCTTCCTGATCCTCTTCTGCCTCCCCTTCACCGTCACCATCTTCTGCTACGTCAACTTCGTCCGCATCCTGGTGGCCCTGCCCAACATCCCGGCCCGGAGGAAGCAGCGGGCCGTGGGCCTGGCTGTGGCCACCTTGTTCAACTTCATAGTCTGCTTCGCCCCCTACAACCTGTCCCACGTGGTGGGCTTTGTCCAGAACAAGAGCCCCTCCTGGAGGGTGTATGCTCTTCTCCTCAGCACCCTCAACGCGGCCTTGGACCCCGCCATCTTCTACTTCTCCTCCACTGCTGTCCAACGGGCCTTCACCAAGTGCCTGGCCGGCCTGTGGCACAAACTCAGCGCCTTCATGGCCCGGTGTCATCTCCCCTACTTGACTTGCagcggggaagggggcagagaggtggagGCAGACAGTGGGGACGAGGCTGAGGGGTCAATGACTTGA